Genomic DNA from Bosea sp. (in: a-proteobacteria):
ATGGGCAGGGCGATCGGCCAGCGCCCATCAATCACCCAGGCCAGCCCGGAACGGCCGTCGCCGACGAAGGCCCATGGCGCCATGACGAAAAAGGCAGCGGCGACGAGCGCCGCGCCCAGATCGATCACGCCCTTGTCTGCGCTGCGACGGCGCAAGGCCCGGCCCCCCGGCCTGTTTTTTCTTTGTCAGCGCTTCGGCGCGTTCCGCACTTCGGCGTCCCATTTGGCCAGCAGGCGCGTGCGCTCCGCTGATGAGCCATACTTGGCAAAGTCGTAGTCGATCAGCTTGATCTCCGAGAGCTTTGGTGCTTCGGGCGGTGTCGGCGCGCTCTTGTTGGACGGCACCTGATAGGCCTTTGCGACCGCGCCGATGGCCTGAGCTTCGGCGGACAGGGCGAAGTCATAGAACTTCTTCGCGTTATCCATGTTCTTCGCGCCCTTGATGATCGACATCGAGCCGATCTCGTAACCTGTGCCCTCGCATGGCGCGACGACCTTCACGGGAGCGCCCTGCACGGCCTGCGTCACCGCATCGTGCAGGAAGGTGATGCCGATCAGGCTCTCGCCCGTGGCGACGGCGCGGGCGGGCGCTGCGCCGGACTTGGTGTACTGGTTGACGTTCTTGTGCATGGCCTTGAGGAATTCGAAGGCCTTGGCCTCGCCCATCAGCTGCACAAGCGTCGCCACCTTGGTATAGGCGGTGCCCGACGAGTTCGGATCGGCCACCTGCACCTCGTCCTTGTACTCGGCCTTGGCGAGGTCCGCCCAGCACTTCGGCTCGGGCAGGTTGCGCCGCGCAAGCTGCTGGGTGTTGAACGAATAGCCGAGCGCGCCGGCATAGATGCCGACAGTGCGGAACTTGGACTGTTCGGCCTGCCGGCGCGCCCAGTCCTGAAGCTCGGACAGCGTGGGGGACTGGTAGGCCTCGGTGATGCCTTCTTCGGCCGCCTGCAGGTGCGGATCGCCTGTGCCGCCCCACCACACGTCGCCGCGCGGGTTCGCCGCCTCGGCCTTGATCTGCGCATAGGTCTCACCGGAGGATTTGCGCGTCATCGACACCTTGATGCCGGTCTTGCGCTCGAAAGCCTGCATCATCGGCCGGCACCATTCCTCCTGCACCGAGCAGTACACCACCACTTCGCCCTGCGCGGAGGCGGGCGTGGCGGCCGCGCCGAGCGCCATGGCGGCGAATGCGCCGAAGGCGATGCTTTTGGCCTTCAATGTCATGGACATGTTGTCGTCTCCCTGGATGGCCTGTTTTTGGCAGCCTCGTTCCTGCACCGAGGATCATCAGGTGCCCGGCCTTCTGTCAATCATGGGCGCATCAGCCGGCAGGACGCGGCGCTGAGGCGATGCCGCTGGCGTGATGGACCTCGTCCCACAGCGCCGGCGTGGCCACGAGGATCGGATTGCCCCTGGCCACCCATTCGCCCGAGCAGAAATCATTGATGCGCGCGCCCGCCTCCGCCGCGATCACCAGCCCGGCGGCCACATCCCACGAGTTGATGTGCAGTTCGGCGTAGCCATCGGTGCGCCCGATCGCGACATGGGCGATGCCCATGGCACCCGAGGCGCTGCGCTTCACATTCGCGCCGGCGGCCAGGAAGCGGCTCACCGCATCGAGATAGGGCGCGGCGGCAAGGCGCGGCGACCAGCCAATTTCGACCGTGGCGCGCCGGATGTCGGTGGTGGAGGCCACGCGCAGCGGCTTGCCGTTCATGGCGGCGCCGTGGCCCTTGCGCGCCAGATAGGTTTCATCGAGGGCGGGCGCGTGGATCACGCCCAGCATCGGCACGCCGCCCTCGACGAACCCGATCGACACACACCACAGCCGGTCGGCCCGGGCGAAGTTCGCGGTTCCGTCGATCGGATCGATGATCCAGAGCCGGTCGGAGTCGCCCCCGCCCATTTCCTCCCCCATCACCGCGTCGCCCGGGAAGGCCTCGGCGATGCGCTTGCGGAATAGGGCCTCCACGGCTCCATCCGCCTCGGTGAGGAAATCCTGGAAACCCTT
This window encodes:
- a CDS encoding ABC transporter substrate-binding protein, encoding MTLKAKSIAFGAFAAMALGAAATPASAQGEVVVYCSVQEEWCRPMMQAFERKTGIKVSMTRKSSGETYAQIKAEAANPRGDVWWGGTGDPHLQAAEEGITEAYQSPTLSELQDWARRQAEQSKFRTVGIYAGALGYSFNTQQLARRNLPEPKCWADLAKAEYKDEVQVADPNSSGTAYTKVATLVQLMGEAKAFEFLKAMHKNVNQYTKSGAAPARAVATGESLIGITFLHDAVTQAVQGAPVKVVAPCEGTGYEIGSMSIIKGAKNMDNAKKFYDFALSAEAQAIGAVAKAYQVPSNKSAPTPPEAPKLSEIKLIDYDFAKYGSSAERTRLLAKWDAEVRNAPKR
- a CDS encoding inositol monophosphatase, which translates into the protein MRRPALTEAELTARFHAMAGIAAELGHLALRYFNDQASLGTQMKGFQDFLTEADGAVEALFRKRIAEAFPGDAVMGEEMGGGDSDRLWIIDPIDGTANFARADRLWCVSIGFVEGGVPMLGVIHAPALDETYLARKGHGAAMNGKPLRVASTTDIRRATVEIGWSPRLAAAPYLDAVSRFLAAGANVKRSASGAMGIAHVAIGRTDGYAELHINSWDVAAGLVIAAEAGARINDFCSGEWVARGNPILVATPALWDEVHHASGIASAPRPAG